In the Malassezia vespertilionis chromosome 1, complete sequence genome, one interval contains:
- the SLA2 gene encoding sla2 Src-like adaptor 2 (COG:Z; BUSCO:EOG09261A3K; EggNog:ENOG503Q3C0) encodes MNDEVPLFKALIVFHKILQEGHPVVLREAQSQVQWLESYMRGSGSMGHRGYGVLIRAYVGFILAKLRFHRQHTEFNGLFEYEEYVSLKNIDNPDEGYETIMELMSLQDRIDKLQNLVFSTLEGRTNECQISSLVPLVKESYGIYKFLTSMLRAMHRRIDALDALEPLRGRYNHQHHELRRFYFECASLKYLTSLINVPKLNTEPPSLLAAPPEVPHLPPRERDPSPSPEPADPDPSQDEIEQQARMLKEYEDKQRVLKDAEADEQARLARLAAQQKRDFEAQQQAQAEQQREAQEQLLHSHQMNHIHGRVAEMERDLLLMRGQYEQDQLMLQQYDGRVRTLETELAASGQNMHAQLATKDEMIQQLQEQVQQWRQKYEALAKLYTQLRKEHLDLLAKYKQAQLKAGSAQEAINRMERMERDVKAKNLELSDMIRERDRARLDLDRMHGGEREIVERLKRELSFAEERAQDAVQARGAEVSGILSRLNAQIAELEEELQQHKSHLEAKDAELLIVQEGMDSTIRQLNEVHLEQGTSDDALNAQIDTVILDNSRKLSAIIDSILQACADKIDEALYTLESPTSAGNTSATPEYVLSMIEKAQTSGNAFAAIFALFLEQQQGGDHVEVIKNANQLAQAASETLLSFKGILRFAKDEDSTERLTGVGIESGTTLLRFFLNAQSYRLAGMNANQRMGVITQQNALANQALGRLSDAAQGLIASGQHIKADGDLGDMIEREMMSAATTIEQATQRLQSLLARDKAGSRFSAIELQVHDIILEASLAIMRAISGLIYAATESQTEIVAQGKGTSTAQQFYKKHNRWTEGLISAARAVAFASTLLIEAADGVIMGSHSLEQLIVASNEVSAATVQLVAASRVKAEFMSKTQERLERAAKAVTDACKALVKQVRMITDRQSGTETMDYSKMATHEFKVREMEQQVEVLKLEKELTKARRVLGAMRRAGYHTTEEE; translated from the coding sequence ATGAACGACGAGGTGCCACTGTTCAAGGCACTCATCGTATTCCACAAAATCCTCCAGGAAGGTCATCCCGTGGTTCTCCGTGAAGCGCAGTCGCAGGTGCAATGGCTTGAATCATATATGCGTGGCAGCGGGAGCATGGGTCATCGAGGCTACGGCGTGTTGATCCGCGCCTATGTGGGCTTCatcctcgccaagctgcgaTTCCACCGCCAGCACACCGAGTTTAATGGTCTGTTCGAGTATGAAGAATATGTCTCGCTCAAGAACATTGACAACCCGGACGAGGGCTACGAGACGATCATGGAACTTATGAGCCTTCAAGACCGTATTGACAAGCTCCAAAACCTCGTGTTTTCCACCCTCGAGGGCCGCACGAATGAGTGTCAAATTTCGTCGCTAGTTCCCCTGGTAAAGGAATCTTATGGCATTTACAAGTTTCTCACTTCTATGCTtcgcgcaatgcaccgccgcattgatgcgctggatgcgctcgagcctTTGCGGGGCAGGTATAACCACCAACACCACGAGTTGCGCCGTTTCTACTTTGAGTGCGCAAGCCTCAAATACCTTACCAGCCTGATCAATGTGCCCAAGCTAAATACGGAGCCGCCTAGTCtccttgcagcgccgccagaaGTGCCTCacttgccgccgcgcgagcgagaCCCCTCGCCATCGCCCGAGCCAGCGGACCCCGACCCCTCGCAGGACGAAATtgagcagcaagcgcgcatgctGAAAGAATACGAGGACAAGCAGCGTGTGCTGAAAGACGCAGAGGCcgacgagcaagcgcgtcttgcgcgcctaGCGGCGCAACAAAAGCGCGATTttgaggcgcagcagcaagcgcaagccGAGCAACAacgcgaggcgcaggagcaACTTCTTCACTCGCATCAAATGAATCACATTCACGGTCGTGTTGCCGAAATGGAGCGCGATTTGCTGCTTATGCGCGGGCAGTACGAGCAAGATCAATTAATGCTGCAGCAGTACGACGGTCGTGTGCGCACTTTAGAAACGGAGCTTGCCGCTTCTGGCCAAAACATGCACGCACAGCTGGCGACGAAAGACGAAATGATTCAGCAGCTTCAGGAGCAAGTCCAGCAATGGCGGCAAAAgtacgaggcgcttgcaaaACTGTACACGCAactgcgcaaagagcacTTGGACCTTTTGGCAAAGTACAAGCAGGCGCAACTTAAAgctggaagcgcgcaagaagcgaTTAATCgcatggagcgcatggagcgcgaTGTAAAAGCTAAGAATCTGGAGCTTAGCGACATGATACGCGAGCGCGatcgtgcgcgccttgaCTTGGatcgcatgcacggcggcgagcgcgaaatTGTGGAACGCTTGAAGCGCGAATTGAGCTTTGCtgaagagcgcgcgcaggatgcggtgcaagcgcgcggcgctgaagTCAGTGGTATTTTGAGCCGCCTCAATGCGCAGATTGCGGAGCTGGAGgaggagctgcagcagcacaagTCGCATCTTGAAGCAAAAGATGCAGAGTTGCTCATTGTTCAAGAAGGTATGGACTCGACCATTCGCCAGCTCAACGAGGTGCACCTTGAGCAAGGGACtagcgacgatgcgctgaaTGCCCAGATAGACACTGTCATTTTGGACAACTCGCGCAAACTCAGTGCCATTATCGACTCGATCCTTCAGGCATGCGCCGACAAAATTGACGAAGCACTCTACACGCTCGAGTCGCCAACCTCGGCAGGAAATACGAGTGCCACGCCAGAGTATGTCTTGTCCATGATTGAAAAGGCGCAAACATCTGGAAACGCGTTTGCCGCTATTTTTGCGCTTTTTCTTGAGCAGCAACAAGGCGGAGATCACGTCGAAGTGATCAAAAATGCCAACCAGCTGGCACAGGCAGCCTCCGAGACGCTGCTCAGCTTCAAAGGCATCTTGCGCTTTGCCAAAGATGAGGACAGCACGGAACGGCTTACCGGCGTCGGTATCGAGTCGGGCACCACCCTACTGCGCTTTTTTCTTAATGCGCAGTCTTACCGGCTTGCGGGCATGAATGCAAACCAACGCATGGGTGTGATCACACAGCAAAACGCGCTTGCAAACCAAGCGCTTGGTCGTTTGTCGGATGCCGCACAAGGCCTTATTGCCTCTGGCCAGCACATCAAAGCCGACGGCGACCTTGGCGACATGATTGAGCGTGAAATGATGAGTGCGGCCACGACCATCGAGCAGGCAACACAGCGGCTGCAGAGCTTGTTGGCTCGCGACAAGGCTGGCTCGCGCTTCAGCGCGATCGAGCTGCAAGTGCACGACATTATTCTCGAAGCGTCCTTGGCCATTATGCGTGCCATCAGCGGCCTGATTTATGCCGCGACAGAGAGTCAAACAGAAATTGTCGCCCAAGGCAAAGGGACCAGCACCGCACAACAATTTTACAAGAAACACAACCGCTGGACCGAGGGCCTTAtttccgcagcgcgcgccgtggcaTTTGCCTCGACACTTTTGATCGAGGCTGCCGACGGCGTGATTATGGGCTCGCACAGCCTCGAACAGCTCATTGTCGCGTCGAACGAGGTGAGTGCGGCCACGGTGCAACTTGTCGCCGCTTCGCGCGTCAAGGCCGAGTTCATGTCCAAGACCCAGGAGCGTCTTGAGCGCGCAGCCAAAGCTGTTACGGACGCTTGCAAAGCGCTGGTCAAGCAGGTGCGCATGATCACCGACCGCCAGTCAGGCACGGAGACAATGGACTACTCCAAGATGGCTACGCACGAATTTAAAGtgcgcgagatggagcAGCAAGTCGAGGTGCTCAAGCTCGAAAAAGAGCTTACAAAGGCACGTCGTGTTCTGGGAgccatgcgccgtgcggGCTATCATACGACAGAAGAAGAGTAG